From the Malaclemys terrapin pileata isolate rMalTer1 chromosome 13, rMalTer1.hap1, whole genome shotgun sequence genome, one window contains:
- the LOC128847411 gene encoding uncharacterized protein LOC128847411, with translation MEQLPALNTVLCAVLLIPTWAAGDQNCTQYSRCGRTLDLYRGLTVLQSPAVLRASPGETMTLSCSFKKRQGSVVKATWTRSPGVVLDSAHPFYSGRLNMSHRDLLQKREATLTLSELEQRDSGLYQCQIKFYQGESRMGAGTKLQVTGRNQSDTDKVPAPSGSCSRELLYQVAIALGLLLIIGLVATLLLKRRRAPPHSQPHRRQPKGQGSREAVESESLHYAEIKIQTPGRREHTSNHAQRR, from the exons ATGGAGCAGCTGCCAGCCCTGAACACCGTCCTCTGCGCCGTCCTCCTcatccccacctgggcagcag GCGACCaaaactgcacgcagtattcaaggtgtgggcgtaccctggatttatatagag GTCTCACAGTCCTCCAGAGCCCCGCTGTCCTCCGAGCGTCCCCCGGCGAGACCATGACACTCAGCTGCTCCTTCAAGAAGAGACAGGGCAGCGTGGTCAAAGCGACCTGGACCAGATCGCCCGGAGTTGTGCTGGATTCTGCCCATCCCTTCTACAGTGGCCGGCTAAATATGTCCCACCGGGATCTGCTCCAGAAAAGGGAGGCCACGCTGACCCTGTCGGAGCTGGAGCAGCGGGACTCTGGTCTCTATCAGTGTCAGATCAAGTTCTACCAGGGAGAAAGCAGGATGGGAGCAGGCACCAAGCTGCAGGTGACGGGGAGAAACCAGAGTGACACAG ATAAAGTACCAGCCCCCtcagggagctgctcccgggagctccTGTACCAGGTCGCCATCGCCCTGGGGCTCCTTCTCATCATTGGTCTGGTGGCCACCCTCCTCCTGAAGAGACGCCGAG CGCCGCCCCACTCGCAGCCCCACCGACGGCAGCCGAAG ggccagggcagccgGGAGGCCGTGGAGAGCGAGAGCCTGCACTACGCAGAGATTAAAATCCAGACCCCAGGACGCAGGGAACACACATCCAACCACGCCCAGCGACGCTGA
- the LOC128848081 gene encoding antigen-presenting glycoprotein CD1d-like, giving the protein MLLPLLLLPWAWGALDASPPVPTESLTLRLLQTIIFHNASSTDMQGTALLGDLETHSLDCRTCKVRFLQPWAQQGLTPKQWQDLEKLIYNNLSNFIRMVNDLVEDEGEGYPFVTQFSEGCELHPNGTSRGFCDAGMNGEDFVIFDTDSGKWVARQGDKLTLKAQEILNYNRVVAITLQFLLRMTCVNLIKSFVQHGKESLERQERPVAVVFARAPPPAGTPAPVLLVCRVTGFYPRPIRVAWLQDGEEVGPGGRLNSSGILPNADLTYQLRSSLAVGPGAGHSYACRVQHSSLGGRSLLIPWEQSRPWGPGLVVGITLGVVAVAAVAVVLWRSRRRGYQDVGPGESRP; this is encoded by the exons AtgctgctccctctgctgctcctgccctgggcATGGGGGGCTCTGGACG cctcccctcctgTCCCCACAGAGTCTCTCACTCTCCGGCTGCTCCAAACCATCATCTTCCACAATGCCAGCTCCACGGACATGCAGGGGACGGCCCTGCTGGGCGACCTGGAGACTCACTCCCTGGACTGCAGGACCTGCAAGgtccgcttcctgcagccctgggcccagcagggcCTGACCCCGAAGCAGTGGCAGGACCTGGAGAAGTTGATCTATAACAATCTGTCCAACTTCATCCGTATGGTGAACGATCTGGTTGAGGATGAAGGAGAGGGCT ACCCCTTTGTTACCCAGTTCAGCGAGGGCTGCGAGCTCCACCCCAATGGCACTTCCAGGGGATTCTGTGATGCTGGGATGAACGGCGAGGACTTTGTCATCTTTGACACAGACAGCGGCAAATGGGTCGCTCGCCAGGGGGATAAACTGACTCTCAAAGCCCAGGAGATTCTTAACTACAACCGGGTTGTGGCCATCACGCTTCAGTTTCTCCTGAGAATGACGTGTGTCAATCTGATCAAGAGCTTTGTCCAGCATGGGAAAGAGTCTCTGGAGAGGCAAG AGCGGCCGGTCGCCGTGGTGTTTGCCCGAGCGCCTCCCCCAGCCGGGACCCCCGCGCCGGTACTGCTGGTTTGCCGGGTCACCGGTTTCTACCCCCGGCCCATCCGCGTGGCCTGGCTGCAGgacggggaggaggtggggccgggcGGGCGGCTGAACTCCAGCGGGATCCTGCCCAACGCGGACCTGACCTACCAGCTGCGCAGCTCCCTGGCCGTGGGGCCGGGCGCCGGGCACAGCTACGCCTGCCGGGTGCagcacagcagcctggggggccGGAGCCTGCTGATCCCCTGGG AGCAGAGCAGGCCCTGGGGCCCCGGCCTGGTCGTGGGCATCACCCTGGGGGTTGTGGCCGTAGCCGCCGTGGCCGTGGTGCTGTGGCGGAGCAGACGCAG GGGCTACCAGGATGTTGGACCAGGGGAGTCCAGGCCCTGA
- the LOC128847412 gene encoding HLA class II histocompatibility antigen, DQ beta 2 chain-like — protein sequence MSRGIRTHGQQLKVEDERPVAVVFARALPPAGTLAPVLLVCRVTGFYPRPVRVAWLQDGEEQTAGVVSTELLHNGDWTFQILLMLAMTPQRRDVYTCQVEHISLWGPLTVHWEAQTDSARGTMLAGVGGSVLGLVFMGLGLLVCLRNKKAQPAATFAKAAAVQDAEFPVSHHDVQG from the exons atgtccaggggaatccggacgCATG GACAGCAGCTGAAGGTGGAGGATG AGCGGCCGGTCGCCGTGGTGTTTGCCCGAGCGCTTCCCCCAGCCGGGACCCTGGCGCCGGTACTGCTGGTTTGCCGGGTCACCGGTTTCTACCCCCGGCCCGTCCGCGTGGCCTGGCTGCAGgacggggaggag CAGACAGCCGGGGTGGTGTCCACGGAGCTGCTCCACAACGGAGACTGGACCTTCCAGATCCTGCTGATGCTGGCGATGACCCCCCAGCGCAGGGACGTCTACACCTGCCAGGTGGAGCACATCAGCCTGTGGGGCCCCCTCACTGTGCACTGGG AAGCACAGACTGACTCTGCCAGGGGCACGATGCTGGCTGGCGTCGGGGGCTCCGTGCTGGGGTTGGTCTTCATGGGCCTGGGATTGCTCGTCTGCCTGAGGAATAAGAAAG cccaacctGCTGCCACCTTTGCAAAAGCTGCGGCCGTGCAAGATGCTGAATTTCCTGTTTCTCACCACGAcgtgcaggggtga